The following is a genomic window from Verrucomicrobiota bacterium.
GGTATGCGAAGCGTGTTCCGCAGTTGCGCGTGGAGTTTGTTGGACATCCGTTGATCGACCGGCATGGGAGTGCGGAGTGCGGAGTGCGGAGTGCGGAATTTTGGGAAACGCCTCTCGTGCTCTTGTTGCCCGGCAGCCGGAAGCGCGAGATTGAAGCGCATCTCCCGGCCATGGCAGGCGCGGTGAGGATCATCCGAAGAGAACGCGCCGTTCGTTTGCGGATGGTTCTTCCAAGTCTGGACCTGGTTGACTTTGCATCGAAGGTTGCGGGGCCGCTCCCTGATCTTGAGGTTCAAGCCAAGGGTTTGGCTGAGTCACTGCGCGAAGCCGGTCTTTCCATCGCGTCCTCCGGCACGGTCACACTGGAATGCGGTTTCTTCCGCGTTCCCACCGTGGTGATCTACAAAACGTCCTGGCTGACCTATCAGATCGCGAAGCAAATCATCACGGTCAATCACATCGCAATGCCAAACCTGCTGGCGGGGGAGGCGCTCTATCCCGAATTGATCCAAAGTCAGGCCACGCCGGAAGCGATCGCGAGCGCAACGGTGACGCTGTTGGATGATCCTTCGCGCCTGGCCGTCCTGAAATCCAAATTGTCGCAGGCCATTCGGTCCCTCGGTGAATCCGGAGCATCCCGTCGCGCGGCGGCGGCTGTGGTCCGCGAGGCGACGGCGAATGAGTTGAGGCTGGTGCCGTGAGGGGATATTAAGAGTCTAGTGGAACAAGAAGATCACCGGTGTTCAGCGGATGTCAGATTCACGATGAAGTTCTTATTATTACTTGGACTGCGCCATCTCGTGAACAACGACCGCCTTTTGCCAACGACGCGCTTTCGCATTCCAGGCATATCCTTTGCGAAAGGCGAGTCGTTGCAGAGCGTCCCAGATCGGAAATGGTAGCCGCCGGCATCTACTTAGCCGTTGGTAATGTTCGGCGCGTCCACCGAGACGCGCTGCGAGTGCCGCGCAATCCAGTCTCAAGACATCCATCAAGCTTTGAAGAGCTTCCGTTTCCATTGATTCGAGGGTTAATCTCGCCAATACAGGCGTTCGTGACCATCAAAAAGCCAGGAATGATTTGGCCGCCGAGTGAGGTCGTGATATTCTTTGGCCGTAATCTGTGAAATGACTCTTCCGACTTTTTGCACGTTCTGGGCGCCAGGCGCTTCCATCTTGGCGCTGGTCTGCAACACGGGACTCAGCCTCGCTGCTGCGCCGAGCGCCGCGGGCGTCGAGTTCTTTGAAACGAAGATTCGCCCGCTCTTCGTCGAGCACTGCTACAAATGCCACAGCGCCCAAAGTGAAAAGGTAAAGGGCGGGCTTTCGCTCGATACCCGCCAAGGCTTGCTCAAAGGCGGCGATTCCGGCTCGGCGATTGTCCCAGGTGATCCGGACCGGAGCCTCTTGATCAAGGCGGTCCGCTACGCCGATGAACACCTTCAGATGCCGCCAAAGGACAAGAAGCTGTCGAGCGATCAAATCGCCGACCTGGAGGCCTGGGTCAGAATGGGCGCTCCGGATCCTCGGATCGGATTGCCCTCAACTCTCAACTCTCAACTCTCAACTAATCAGCACTGGGCCTTTCAACCGGTGCGAAAACCGCCCGTCCCTGGCGTCAAAGATTCGGATTGGATTCAGACTCCGATCGACGCGTTCGTCCTGGCCAAATTGGAGGCCAATGGCCTGGCGCCTTCGCCGCTTGCAGACAAGCGCACGCTGATTCGCCGAGCGAGCTACGATCTGACCGGGCTCCCGCCCACGTCCCAAGAAGTCGCGGATTTTCTGTCG
Proteins encoded in this region:
- the lpxB gene encoding lipid-A-disaccharide synthase, yielding MSSGTQIMLIAGEPSGDLLASELVLALKQLPAVQAMPWPPKFFGAGGPRMAEAGVEVLIDLTAHSVFGLTDVLSQYRKFKGFFRTLLCEAVKRQPEAIVLVDFGGFNLRFAEAVRRYVRRHAGTFNVWSPRIIYYVSPQVWASRPGRAYRMARTVDLLLSIFPFEKDWYAKRVPQLRVEFVGHPLIDRHGSAECGVRSAEFWETPLVLLLPGSRKREIEAHLPAMAGAVRIIRRERAVRLRMVLPSLDLVDFASKVAGPLPDLEVQAKGLAESLREAGLSIASSGTVTLECGFFRVPTVVIYKTSWLTYQIAKQIITVNHIAMPNLLAGEALYPELIQSQATPEAIASATVTLLDDPSRLAVLKSKLSQAIRSLGESGASRRAAAAVVREATANELRLVP